From the genome of Podospora pseudoanserina strain CBS 124.78 chromosome 7 map unlocalized CBS124.78p_7.2, whole genome shotgun sequence, one region includes:
- a CDS encoding uncharacterized protein (EggNog:ENOG503PAPU) yields MAAFGSFSGYEDIIDNVPDVGQFDPAPSHGSTPTPGNLPTVTRAGIDFLGLGKLFEKLFGGTTPVNPDDPTPPARHPVQVRDIFKMSQVNTGFDFSTHPCIKMTVAYLQKTLDFRWKNGNMRTLVFPDYKPGLAPSELITDGLDKDKFAAGAAALLIKAFYNNVRDRQGTIDIDKANTAVSEFNNHINNQATALMIQFYRTFFGITEPSEDLASRYRKLLVSAAYRNLKQGQAGQGTWRDADLEMFCHFAKLAACGASDNTIRDVYNELTTTAPQLSGSTFGSIHPDTWRQYRGWLSSGFLDWGDLGATHLDDYDLLVIPGMGRFPISQTIRYYLVDEFAKNKGYYKPPQSSSCFSSNVKVVMAGPAGEKLKKICNVEPGDVVLSPDATDSGGPPGTRRVAFVSAPRRGTRPLYSLHDYPGLQFTATHPILLPSASTGEMSLQFVDKDRASSLNPTWQSLSKENIIPDLLQAHQADSEDKVVYDLVFEPTATSEGQTNSNNLPLATYVVEAENGRRLTVASEAPALEWFGPELMFISSAVRQILEGSGDIDAVVELLGTNRVYTRLVLGEAAEKITFSDNIGGGHCDESTAGAWLLEACAKSQAVQDLVERMIQYLGRTLSHEVRTGWARCLPVGKEFTVSSNNGEESQEALFINVFRLLDSDKACLSRPPAIGPRHQLKIWRDDVLVFDDLVSGEVQGQSTLQLYCPVNIGEEGDLSGDCQTITIQLEDGTSGSVWRGGGPVRKGLHTIIGLGSLSSGICGSAQHAVAEVELRSGVNIIAAPARGEGQAGGGGPKLMNLASLSHKTAWEESTMGAYAGCLGARFGDAIAELTRFHCGENGKTG; encoded by the coding sequence ATGGCGGCTTTCGGCTCCTTCAGCGGCTATGAAGACATCATTGACAACGTGCCAGACGTCGGCCAGTTTGATCCTGCTCCATCTCATGgctcaacaccaactccCGGGAACTTACCCACCGTGACCAGGGCGGGCATCGATTTCCTCGGCCTTGGGAAGCTTTTCGAGAAGCTTTTTGGAGGCACGACGCCAGTGAATCCAGATGATCCAACACCGCCGGCACGTCATCCCGTGCAAGTCAGGGACATCTTCAAAATGTCCCAGGTCAACACTGGCTTCGACTTCTCAACACATCCGTGCATCAAAATGACGGTGGCGTACCTTCAAAAGACGCTCGACTTCCGCTGGAAAAACGGGAACATGCGGACCCTCGTCTTCCCAGACTACAAACCCGGCCTCGCTCCATCAGAGCTCATAACAGACGGGTTGGACAAGGACAAGttcgccgccggcgccgcgGCCTTGCTCATTAAGGCCTTCTACAACAATGTCCGGGATAGGCAGGGAACCATCGACATTGACAAGGCCAACACGGCCGTTTCGGAATTCAACAACCATATCAACAACCAGGCAACAGCCCTCATGATCCAGTTCTACCGCACCTTCTTCGGCATCACTGAGCCCTCGGAAGATCTCGCGTCCCGGTACCGAAAGCTGCTCGTCTCAGCCGCCTACCGCAACCTGAAGCAAGGACAGGCGGGACAAGGCACATGGCGCGATGCCGACCTCGAGATGTTCTGCCACTTTGCCAAGTTGGCTGCGTGTGGCGCCTCGGATAATACCATCCGGGATGTATACAACGAACTGACCACGACAGCCCCTCAGCTTAGCGGCAGCACGTTTGGTAGCATCCACCCCGATACCTGGCGGCAGTACCGCGGCTGGCTCAGCTCAGGCTTTCTTGATTGGGGTGACCTAGGCGCCACGCATCTTGATGATTATGACCTCCTGGTTATTCCCGGTATGGGACGTTTCCCGATTTCACAGACGATCAGGTACTATCTTGTGGACGAGTTCGCAAAAAACAAGGGGTATTACAAGCCGCCGCAGTCATCCTCTTGCTTCTCTAGTAATGTGAAGGTCGTCATGGCCGGGCCTGCCggggagaagctgaagaagataTGCAATGTCGAGCCTGGCGATGTAGTCCTATCTCCAGATGCTACAGACAGCGGAGGCCCTCCAGGAACCAGACGTGTGGCGTTTGTCAGCGCCCCCCGACGCGGTACGAGACCGCTCTACTCACTCCACGACTACCCGGGCTTACAGTTCACGGCCACGCACCCCATCCTTTTGCCCTCGGCCTCAACAGGCGAGATGTCTCTCCAGTTTGTGGACAAAGACCGCGCTAGCTCGCTGAATCCCACTTGGCAATCACTCTCCAAGGAGAACATCATTCCAGACTTGCTCCAGGCCCATCAGGCAGACAGTGAAGATAAGGTCGTTTACGATCTGGTTTTTGAGCCAACCGCCACAAGCGAGGGCCagaccaacagcaacaacctaCCACTAGCCACCTACGTGGTAGAAGCTGAGAACGGGCGCCGACTGACCGTGGCATCGGAAGCACCCGCGCTGGAGTGGTTCGGGCCCGAGCTCATGTTCATCAGTTCTGCGGTGCGGCAAATCTTGGAGGGTAGCGGTGATATCGACGCTGTCGTCGAACTGCTGGGTACCAACCGAGTTTACACACGGCTTGTGCTCGGTGAGGCCGCTGAGAAGATCACGTTCTCTGACAATATCGGTGGCGGTCACTGCGACGAGTCCACGGCGGGAGCATGGCTCTTGGAAGCCTGCGCCAAGTCGCAGGCTGTGCAGGATCTGGTGGAAAGGATGATACAATACCTCGGCCGTACTCTCAGCCACGAGGTCAGGACTGGGTGGGCTCGCTGTCTTCCCGTTGGCAAGGAATTTACCGTTAGCAGCAACAATGGCGAGGAAAGTCAAGAGGCCTTGTTCATCAATGTTTTCCGCTTGCTAGACAGCGATAAAGCATGCCTCAGCCGCCCGCCTGCCATTGGGCCTCGTCACCAGCTCAAAATCTGGAGAGATGACgtgttggtgtttgatgacCTCGTCAGTGGTGAAGTCCAAGGTCAGAGCACTTTACAGCTGTACTGCCCTGTCAATAtaggagaagaaggggatcTGAGTGGTGACTgtcaaaccatcaccattcAGCTCGAGGACGGAACGTCAGGCAGCGTTTGGCGGGGCGGTGGTCCGGTCCGGAAGGGGCTTCACACTATCATCGGACTTGGCAGTCTTTCTAGTGGCATATGTGGGAGTGCCCAGCATGCTGTGGCAGAGGTGGAGTTGCGCAGCGGTGTCAATATTATCGCTGCTCCAGCTCGGGGTGAGGGCCAAGCTGGAGGTGGCGGTCCAAAGTTGATGAACTTGGCTTCTTTGTCGCACAAGACTGCCTGGGAGGAGAGCACCATGGGCGCGTACGCTGGCTGTTTGGGTGCTAGGTTTGGAGATGCCATTGCTGAGCTTACGAGGTTCCACTGTGGTGAAAATGGGAAAACAGGTTAG
- a CDS encoding uncharacterized protein (EggNog:ENOG503P941): MDLMTRPLTVLEKRCRNMVRVVIIRTFLLRYVSTFSTNIEAVRAIESFQVLDSKKAPEPSSVKPMAANLAHKLHEPHYWDGPDALNLFDIAGAHEASAQQEKEKSAMGNQAELLPPNDVTVLDQVTSSVGGMRLWFQMRAPVFMLDQEGKKQRLLLRKKGLEGGIGNAGTRRILHDAQARMGPLHISPKVDFFVRLVACLFGGVSIVVPMVILFIVRHSNVLTLILTVVFVLLTALTLAVLSSGITPTSLESLLGATAAYAAVLVVFVGNASFSSTG; the protein is encoded by the exons ATGGATTTGATGACCCGTCCTTTGACGGTCTTGGAGAAGCGTTGCAGGAATATGGTACGTGTTGTCATAATCCGCACATTCCTACTCAGATACGTTTCGACCTTTAGTACCAACATTGAGGCAGTGCGAGCCATCGAGAGCTTCCAAGTTCTCGATAGCAAAAAAGCGCCAGAGCCTTCGTCTGTCAAGCCCATGGCGGCAAATCTCGCCCATAAGCTTCACGAGCCCCATTACTGGGATGGACCAGACGCTCTCAACTTGTTTGACATTGCCGGGGCTCATGAGGCATCTGCCCagcaggaaaaggagaagtcTGCTATGGGAAATCAAGCTGAGCTTCTGCCGCCAAATGATGTGACAGTGTTGGATCAAGTCACATCCTCGGTTGGCGGCATGCGCCTCTGGTTCCAGATGCGGGCTCCAGTATTTATGCTGGACCAAGAGGGGAAAAAGCAGCGCTTGCTCCTTAGAAAGAAAGGCCTTGAAGGAGGAATCGGCAATG CCGGAACCCGTAGAATCCTCCATGATGCTCAGGCTCGTATGGGCCCGCTTCATATTTCGCCCAAAGTGGACTTCTTCGTCCGCCTTGTTGCATGTCTGTTTGGAGGGGTGTCTATTGTTGTCCCCATGGTCATACTATTTATTGTAAGGCACTCAAACGTGTTGACTCTTATCTTGACGGTGGTGTTCGTCCTCCTGACAGCCCTCACCCTTGCTGTGCTGTCTAGTGGAATTACACCGACGTCGTTGGAGTCTTTGTTGGGAGCCACAGCGGCATATGCAgcggtgttggtggtctTTGTTGGGAATGCGTCGTTCTCTTCTACCGGTTAA